The Chryseobacterium aureum genome contains a region encoding:
- a CDS encoding terminase small subunit-like protein produces MARPSEYDFELCKKICDEVANGENIISVLKESTYPSWSTFRRWKNENDELRTLYVNSQQDKGIALENEIDDVMQSLKAGDMEASVGNVLIQTLKWKMAKFYPKMFGDKLDVEANGNLNITWNEEKTYE; encoded by the coding sequence ATGGCAAGACCGTCAGAATATGATTTTGAACTTTGTAAAAAGATTTGTGATGAAGTTGCAAATGGTGAAAACATTATTTCAGTTTTAAAAGAATCGACTTATCCTTCATGGTCTACTTTCCGTAGGTGGAAAAATGAGAATGACGAATTACGAACATTGTATGTAAACTCTCAGCAAGACAAGGGTATAGCATTGGAAAATGAAATTGATGATGTTATGCAATCCCTAAAGGCGGGAGATATGGAAGCTTCAGTTGGTAACGTACTAATCCAAACTTTAAAATGGAAGATGGCTAAATTCTATCCTAAAATGTTTGGTGATAAATTAGACGTAGAGGCTAACGGTAATTTAAATATTACTTGGAACGAAGAAAAGACGTATGAGTAA